Proteins encoded in a region of the Paenibacillus sp. E222 genome:
- a CDS encoding Cof-type HAD-IIB family hydrolase: MTIKLIALDVDGTLLNDHHELTELTQETLIRASRQGAEIVLCSGRGPANTIPFMEQMGLDGYVITHNGAVTAQVQTREVVHHFAMDGHGLEPFITYCRTQGVHFDINTAFGLYVDQPEGLELQVREMYQNFMAEPLKLPQWADMTEPLAKFTAFGPIEQMNAVQQEWSTWNLPYYMTRSGDFFIDLMHPEASKGAALKRLADAKGILPSEIMAVGNYYNDITMLTFAGKGVAMDNSPEEVKAAADEVTLSNNDQGVAHAIQKHVLLSV, encoded by the coding sequence ATGACAATTAAATTAATCGCACTGGATGTCGATGGAACGCTGCTTAATGATCATCATGAACTTACCGAATTAACGCAAGAGACTTTAATTCGTGCTTCCCGTCAGGGCGCTGAGATTGTCCTGTGTTCAGGCAGAGGTCCTGCGAACACGATCCCGTTTATGGAGCAGATGGGCCTTGACGGGTATGTCATTACACATAATGGTGCAGTTACTGCTCAGGTCCAGACTCGTGAAGTCGTGCACCATTTTGCTATGGATGGACATGGACTGGAGCCGTTCATAACTTACTGCCGTACGCAAGGTGTGCATTTTGATATCAACACAGCGTTTGGACTCTATGTAGATCAGCCGGAAGGTTTGGAGCTGCAGGTACGTGAAATGTATCAAAACTTCATGGCAGAGCCATTAAAGCTGCCGCAATGGGCAGATATGACAGAGCCGCTTGCAAAATTCACTGCGTTTGGACCCATTGAGCAGATGAATGCGGTGCAGCAGGAGTGGTCGACCTGGAATCTTCCTTATTATATGACGCGCAGCGGTGATTTTTTCATTGATCTGATGCATCCCGAAGCCTCCAAAGGTGCAGCTCTAAAAAGACTGGCCGACGCCAAAGGAATCCTGCCTTCCGAGATCATGGCGGTAGGTAACTACTACAATGACATTACCATGTTGACCTTTGCGGGCAAAGGGGTTGCGATGGACAATTCCCCGGAGGAAGTCAAAGCTGCTGCGGATGAGGTTACACTTTCGAACAACGATCAGGGTGTGGCCCACGCTATCCAAAAACATGTGTTGTTGTCCGTCTAA
- a CDS encoding pseudouridine synthase: MSGKGKQTLRLDKILSHMGVGSRSELKKMVKQGRIRVDGKPVKDSGVQVNPDVNVIEADGERIVYREMIYLMLHKPPGVVSATEDNRDKTVIDLLRKEERVFDPFPVGRLDKDTEGLLILTNDGPLAHDLLSPRKHVPKTYEARVLGNVDEEDIEKFKAGIQLDDGYETLPAELTVLDREDTEEGVFSSISLIIHEGKFHQVKRMFQAVGKRVVYLKRVAMGDLELDANLEIGSYRELTADELDRLRK; the protein is encoded by the coding sequence ATGAGCGGAAAAGGCAAACAAACGCTGCGTCTGGATAAAATATTGAGTCATATGGGTGTGGGGTCTCGAAGTGAGCTCAAAAAGATGGTGAAGCAGGGTAGAATCCGTGTGGACGGAAAACCAGTGAAAGATAGCGGTGTACAGGTTAATCCGGACGTAAACGTTATTGAAGCCGATGGAGAGCGGATTGTGTATCGGGAAATGATCTACCTGATGCTGCACAAACCACCTGGCGTGGTGTCGGCAACCGAAGATAATCGGGATAAAACGGTGATTGATCTGCTACGTAAAGAGGAGCGTGTCTTCGATCCGTTCCCTGTGGGACGACTGGACAAAGATACCGAGGGCCTGCTCATTCTAACGAATGATGGGCCACTTGCCCATGATCTGTTATCCCCGCGTAAACATGTGCCCAAGACGTATGAAGCCCGTGTGCTGGGAAACGTTGACGAAGAAGATATTGAAAAATTCAAAGCCGGCATTCAGCTGGATGATGGATATGAGACGTTGCCTGCGGAACTGACTGTGCTGGATCGTGAGGACACGGAAGAGGGCGTGTTTTCTTCCATTTCATTGATCATTCATGAGGGCAAGTTTCACCAGGTGAAAAGGATGTTCCAGGCTGTAGGCAAACGCGTAGTTTATTTGAAACGTGTTGCCATGGGTGATCTGGAGCTGGATGCCAATCTGGAAATTGGCAGTTATCGCGAACTAACCGCAGACGAGTTAGATCGTCTGCGGAAGTAA
- a CDS encoding RsmB/NOP family class I SAM-dependent RNA methyltransferase has translation MAVQLPSIFAERMKSLLGDEFEQFMKSYEQSPHAGLRVNTLKISLEQFKEIAPFDMRPIPWCGTGFYVPHGVKPGLHPYYHAGLYYIQEPSAMAPVELLNVKPGERVLDLCAAPGGKTTQIAAKLQGKGVLVTNDIHAERTKALAKNVELYGVRNAVVLNESPERIANAFPHYFDKVLIDAPCSGEGMFRKDEDMVKSWENHSVEKCVLMQRDILETAAKLLAPGGTIVYSTCTFAPEENEAMIAEFLNINPDFVVNDIPESAGFAPGRPEWVRQMLPEKAEETESVLEQTRGTARLWPHLLEGEGHYVAVLQHRAASLAEEDGSQEQGSGSQNGQAVSANFSEPTELVDPFIRASAPISKEERKRERLMRTESRESNDRHTRGGKAQGKQGKGNDRGGRKNERSQGRGADQASVDPGTVYAQFVQDNLRIELAGETVFYGDRVYQSSVGAARLEGLKVIRPGWFMGTVKNGRFVPSHPLACALNAAEAQRSVNLSSADGEAVRYLKGETLNIEEVRVERQADTAAKGYVLVCVDGYAAGWGKWLDGVLKNEYPAGWRWTSV, from the coding sequence ATGGCTGTACAGCTGCCTTCGATATTTGCCGAGCGAATGAAAAGCTTGTTAGGCGATGAATTTGAACAATTTATGAAATCTTATGAGCAGTCGCCACATGCGGGGCTGAGAGTGAATACGTTAAAAATATCGCTGGAGCAATTCAAGGAAATTGCTCCATTTGATATGCGACCCATTCCGTGGTGCGGAACGGGTTTTTATGTGCCTCACGGGGTTAAGCCGGGGTTACATCCTTATTATCATGCGGGTCTGTATTATATCCAGGAGCCAAGCGCCATGGCCCCGGTTGAATTATTGAATGTGAAGCCCGGGGAACGTGTGCTGGATCTGTGTGCTGCTCCTGGCGGGAAAACAACCCAGATCGCAGCCAAGCTTCAGGGGAAAGGTGTACTGGTTACGAATGATATCCATGCGGAACGTACGAAAGCACTCGCCAAAAACGTGGAATTGTATGGAGTACGTAATGCTGTTGTATTAAATGAATCACCGGAACGGATTGCGAATGCATTTCCTCATTATTTTGACAAAGTGTTAATCGATGCGCCTTGCTCTGGTGAGGGCATGTTCCGCAAAGATGAGGACATGGTGAAATCCTGGGAAAATCATTCGGTGGAAAAATGTGTGCTGATGCAGCGCGATATTCTGGAGACTGCGGCCAAGCTGCTTGCTCCAGGGGGAACCATCGTATATTCCACATGTACGTTTGCGCCGGAGGAAAATGAAGCGATGATAGCGGAATTTCTGAACATCAATCCTGATTTTGTGGTGAATGACATCCCGGAAAGTGCTGGATTTGCTCCAGGACGACCGGAATGGGTGCGTCAGATGTTGCCCGAAAAAGCAGAAGAGACGGAATCTGTGCTGGAGCAAACGCGCGGCACCGCGAGGTTGTGGCCTCACCTGTTGGAAGGGGAAGGTCATTATGTTGCTGTATTGCAGCATCGTGCTGCATCACTTGCAGAAGAAGACGGAAGTCAAGAACAGGGTAGCGGATCACAGAATGGACAGGCAGTGAGCGCAAACTTCTCGGAACCAACTGAATTGGTAGATCCATTCATCCGTGCATCTGCACCAATCAGTAAAGAAGAGCGGAAACGGGAACGTTTAATGAGAACCGAATCCAGAGAGAGCAATGACAGGCATACCCGTGGTGGCAAAGCTCAAGGAAAACAGGGCAAAGGAAACGATCGTGGTGGTCGCAAAAACGAACGGAGTCAGGGACGAGGAGCCGATCAGGCGAGTGTTGATCCAGGAACGGTGTATGCTCAATTTGTACAAGATAATCTGAGAATCGAGCTTGCTGGAGAAACAGTGTTTTACGGTGATCGCGTGTATCAATCTTCTGTGGGTGCTGCTCGTCTGGAAGGGCTCAAGGTTATTCGGCCAGGGTGGTTTATGGGTACCGTGAAGAATGGGCGATTTGTGCCCTCCCATCCGCTTGCATGTGCTTTGAATGCAGCTGAAGCCCAGAGATCCGTTAATTTATCTTCGGCAGACGGTGAAGCGGTAAGGTATCTCAAAGGAGAGACGTTGAACATCGAAGAAGTGCGAGTTGAACGCCAAGCAGATACCGCTGCTAAAGGTTATGTGTTGGTGTGTGTGGACGGATATGCGGCTGGCTGGGGGAAATGGCTGGATGGTGTACTGAAAAATGAATATCCGGCAGGCTGGAGGTGGACATCGGTATGA
- a CDS encoding thioredoxin family protein: MKSKKKKKSAAILIFLGIFVVLIAALVLVNQQSKKQMDAVGNAYGIAASKLNPATRELLDDPNYQQIILPADLKARIDNKDSFFVYFFASDCSHCRATTPQLMPLVDEEGIQLPQFNLREFDSGWTDYNIEYTPTLVYYQDGVEKDRMVGGLQENGSDNGYTLDDYKQFFEKYKGSATPSAS; this comes from the coding sequence ATGAAATCCAAGAAGAAAAAGAAAAGCGCTGCGATCCTTATTTTCCTGGGTATTTTCGTCGTATTGATTGCAGCACTTGTCCTGGTGAACCAGCAATCCAAGAAACAAATGGACGCCGTGGGGAATGCTTATGGCATCGCCGCCTCCAAGCTTAATCCCGCAACACGCGAACTGCTGGACGATCCGAACTACCAACAGATTATTTTACCAGCTGATCTGAAAGCCAGAATTGATAACAAAGACAGCTTCTTTGTCTATTTCTTTGCTTCCGACTGCTCACACTGCCGTGCGACAACACCTCAGTTGATGCCACTGGTCGATGAAGAAGGTATTCAACTGCCTCAGTTCAATCTGCGCGAATTCGATTCCGGTTGGACCGATTATAACATTGAGTACACACCAACTCTGGTATACTATCAGGATGGTGTTGAGAAAGACCGTATGGTTGGCGGGCTGCAGGAAAATGGCAGTGACAACGGTTATACGCTGGATGACTACAAGCAATTTTTCGAGAAATATAAAGGCAGTGCCACTCCATCGGCAAGCTAA
- a CDS encoding DUF309 domain-containing protein, producing MSSYEPLYVDYLIYFNRDQDYFECHEVLEELWLERDRDSMYKGLLQIAVGLYHFRNNNLRGGRMMLQSSVDLLKSYPETARGIALGPLVQEVQELVHGLSGPEPQNFPYRDLHIQILDEVLMQEVRERALELKPNIPQRRSPTRGRIYEEKMKEMQQEQSLESE from the coding sequence ATGAGCAGCTATGAGCCGCTGTATGTTGATTATCTAATCTACTTCAACCGTGATCAGGACTACTTTGAATGCCATGAGGTACTGGAAGAGCTGTGGCTTGAACGGGATCGGGATTCCATGTATAAAGGGTTGCTGCAGATTGCAGTGGGGCTGTATCATTTCAGGAATAATAACCTTCGCGGAGGACGCATGATGTTACAGAGTTCGGTAGATCTGTTAAAGTCATATCCGGAAACTGCGCGAGGCATTGCGCTTGGGCCGTTGGTGCAGGAAGTACAGGAGCTGGTTCATGGACTTTCCGGTCCTGAGCCGCAGAATTTTCCTTACAGAGACTTGCATATTCAGATTCTGGATGAGGTACTTATGCAGGAGGTTCGAGAACGAGCTCTTGAACTGAAGCCTAATATTCCCCAACGGCGAAGCCCTACACGTGGACGAATCTATGAAGAGAAGATGAAGGAAATGCAGCAGGAGCAGAGCTTGGAGAGCGAGTGA
- a CDS encoding GTP pyrophosphokinase family protein: MDGRDWGTFLLPYEQAVEELKVKFKTMRAELKKREEYAPIEFVTGRVKKISSILEKSRRLNVPLDQVETGIEDIAGIRIMCQFVDDIRRVAEYIRGRKDLTVLIEKDYITNFKESGYRSFHMIIEYPVQTALGQKNVLAEIQIRTLAMNFWATIEHSLSYKFRESLPDDMRARLKKTAEAAFVLDNEMSAIRLQILEAQKAFEDDSNIVSRTLNIIHQLYFYHLVNEAIEAQKRFNDCWERHDMEGLKDLLDDVKALLNAARKGENPDEQL, from the coding sequence ATGGACGGTAGAGACTGGGGTACATTTTTACTTCCTTATGAACAAGCGGTAGAGGAATTGAAGGTTAAGTTTAAAACGATGCGGGCGGAGCTTAAGAAAAGGGAAGAATACGCCCCGATCGAATTCGTTACCGGTCGTGTCAAAAAAATATCCAGCATTCTGGAGAAATCCAGACGCCTGAATGTGCCGCTTGATCAGGTGGAAACAGGCATTGAGGATATTGCAGGTATCCGCATTATGTGCCAGTTTGTGGATGATATTCGGCGGGTAGCCGAGTATATTCGTGGTCGCAAGGATTTGACGGTATTAATCGAGAAAGATTATATCACCAATTTCAAAGAGAGCGGCTACCGCAGTTTCCATATGATTATCGAATATCCTGTTCAGACGGCTCTGGGACAGAAGAATGTGCTGGCCGAGATTCAGATTCGGACGCTGGCGATGAACTTCTGGGCCACGATCGAGCACTCCCTGAGTTACAAGTTCCGGGAGAGTCTGCCGGATGATATGCGCGCCAGATTGAAAAAGACGGCTGAAGCCGCTTTTGTACTCGATAATGAGATGTCGGCGATCCGTTTGCAAATTCTGGAGGCGCAAAAGGCCTTTGAGGATGACTCCAATATCGTATCAAGAACGCTGAACATCATACATCAATTGTATTTCTACCACCTCGTGAACGAAGCGATAGAGGCACAAAAGCGCTTCAATGACTGCTGGGAGCGTCATGATATGGAAGGGTTGAAAGACCTGCTGGATGATGTGAAAGCACTTCTGAACGCGGCCAGAAAGGGCGAAAACCCGGATGAGCAGCTATGA
- a CDS encoding quinone-dependent dihydroorotate dehydrogenase gives MLYRSLAKPLLFKMDPEQAHHLIIGGLSGMGSIRPVPSGLRVMYGVRETSDLAVDMFGCHFPTPVGLAAGLDKNGQAVTGFSSIGFGFMEVGTVTPLAQPGNDQPRLFRLPPDEALVNRMGFNNLGAEAMAGELARLTERRIPVAVNIAKNKATPNEEAHLDYAKCIRALYDYADLFVVNISSPNTPDLRNLQHGNELKELLAAVMNEMETQRKRAGGSVKSVLVKIAPDVNDQELEYMVSTIADSGVAGIIATNTTISREGLSHQHAKETGGLSGKPLRDRSTEIIRQIYRQTEGKLPIIGSGGIFTSEDAYEKIKAGASLVEIYTALIYEGPEVNRRIHAGLRELLRKDGYSHISEAVGAEHR, from the coding sequence TTGTTATACAGAAGTCTTGCTAAACCCTTGTTGTTCAAAATGGACCCTGAGCAGGCCCATCATCTAATTATCGGCGGTCTCAGCGGAATGGGGAGCATACGCCCGGTTCCTTCCGGTCTGCGTGTCATGTATGGTGTACGTGAAACATCGGATCTGGCTGTGGACATGTTTGGATGTCATTTCCCTACACCTGTAGGACTTGCGGCTGGTTTGGACAAAAACGGACAGGCTGTAACGGGCTTTTCTTCCATCGGGTTTGGCTTCATGGAAGTGGGCACAGTCACACCGCTCGCACAGCCAGGTAACGACCAGCCACGGTTATTCCGCCTGCCTCCGGATGAGGCATTGGTAAACCGGATGGGCTTCAATAACCTCGGAGCCGAAGCGATGGCGGGTGAATTGGCACGCCTCACGGAGCGCCGAATTCCAGTGGCTGTAAATATAGCTAAAAATAAGGCAACACCGAATGAAGAAGCGCATTTGGATTATGCCAAATGCATTCGGGCGCTGTACGATTATGCCGACCTGTTTGTGGTGAATATCAGTTCACCAAATACACCGGATTTGCGTAATCTGCAACATGGGAATGAACTGAAGGAATTGCTTGCCGCTGTCATGAATGAGATGGAGACGCAGCGCAAGAGAGCGGGCGGTTCCGTTAAATCGGTGCTGGTCAAAATTGCACCTGATGTGAATGACCAGGAGCTTGAATATATGGTGAGTACCATTGCTGATAGTGGAGTTGCCGGAATCATCGCAACGAATACAACGATCAGCCGTGAAGGTCTGTCCCATCAGCATGCCAAAGAGACTGGTGGACTAAGTGGCAAGCCGCTGCGTGATCGTTCCACGGAAATCATTCGCCAGATCTATCGCCAGACAGAAGGCAAACTGCCTATCATCGGATCGGGGGGCATTTTCACAAGCGAAGATGCTTACGAAAAGATTAAAGCAGGGGCCAGCCTGGTGGAAATATATACGGCATTGATCTATGAAGGACCTGAAGTGAATCGGCGCATTCATGCCGGACTGCGTGAATTGCTGCGCAAAGACGGTTACAGTCATATTTCGGAAGCTGTCGGTGCAGAGCATCGTTAA